One window of Candidatus Eisenbacteria bacterium genomic DNA carries:
- a CDS encoding class I SAM-dependent methyltransferase produces MSSFDTYADRYDGWFLQNQNVLASEILLLEGFLRNPGRTLSVGCGSGLFEMILRRDHGIAITEGIEPAEGMAEIARNRGMKIEVAPAEKIPFENGLFETVLMNGTLAYLESPVRALSEAFRVLKPGGRLVIGDVPATSAYGLLYKLAGTIGTWDDPHLRKVAPANPYPVLFVKNANWRTTREIASHLKEIGFLDLEYAQTLTVHPCFTNDAIEAPVPGYDRGGYVAIKARKP; encoded by the coding sequence ATGAGTTCCTTCGACACCTATGCGGACCGCTACGATGGCTGGTTTCTGCAGAACCAGAACGTCCTCGCATCGGAGATCCTCTTGCTGGAGGGATTCCTCCGGAACCCCGGGAGGACCCTCAGCGTCGGCTGCGGCAGCGGCCTCTTCGAGATGATCCTGCGGCGCGATCACGGCATCGCGATCACAGAGGGGATCGAGCCCGCGGAAGGGATGGCGGAGATCGCGCGCAACCGGGGGATGAAGATCGAGGTCGCGCCGGCCGAGAAGATCCCCTTCGAGAACGGCCTCTTCGAGACCGTTCTCATGAACGGAACGCTGGCCTATCTCGAGAGCCCGGTCCGCGCCCTGAGCGAGGCCTTCCGCGTGTTGAAGCCGGGCGGCCGCCTCGTGATCGGCGACGTCCCCGCGACGAGCGCCTACGGCCTGCTCTACAAGCTCGCCGGGACGATCGGGACCTGGGACGATCCGCATCTGAGAAAGGTCGCGCCGGCCAACCCCTATCCCGTCCTCTTCGTCAAGAACGCGAACTGGCGGACGACGAGGGAGATCGCATCGCATCTGAAGGAGATCGGCTTCCTTGATCTCGAGTACGCGCAGACGCTGACGGTCCACCCCTGCTTCACGAACGACGCGATCGAGGCGCCCGTGCCGGGGTACGACCGGGGGGGCTACGTCGCCATCAAGGCCCGCAAGCCGTAG
- a CDS encoding MTH1187 family thiamine-binding protein, translated as MSGPVLIEFSMSPMDKGVSLSPYVARSLDIIDRSGVPYRLGPMGTALEGEWDEVMDVVRACFLKMREDCGRISCSIKIDYREGAGGRLDTKIESIEKKLGRKLST; from the coding sequence ATGAGTGGCCCAGTTCTCATCGAGTTCTCGATGAGTCCGATGGACAAGGGCGTCTCGCTCAGCCCCTATGTCGCGCGCAGCCTGGACATCATCGACCGGAGCGGGGTCCCATATCGGCTCGGCCCGATGGGAACCGCCCTCGAAGGGGAGTGGGATGAGGTGATGGATGTCGTCCGGGCCTGCTTCCTCAAGATGAGGGAGGACTGCGGCAGGATCAGCTGCTCCATCAAGATCGACTACCGCGAGGGGGCCGGCGGCCGGCTCGACACGAAGATCGAGTCGATCGAGAAGAAGCTGGGGCGCAAGCTGAGCACCTGA